Within Eschrichtius robustus isolate mEscRob2 chromosome X, mEscRob2.pri, whole genome shotgun sequence, the genomic segment ggatggatggatggatggatggatagataaacagagacagatagatagatatgacaAATTGATAGGTAACAGAAAATACATAGATACacagatgataaataaataataagtatataGATGATAAATAATAGATACATAGAAAGATGATAGATACAAAGATGTATGATAAATTCATCACAGatacataaatacatagataATATAGATAATAGATACAGATAATAAATAGGTCGATAGATAATAGAAAATGGACAAAGGCATAGATTATAGATTATAGATGCAAAGattataaataatacatacataGATGATAAAAATGTAGACAGATGACAGATATGTAATAAATACATAGATGAATGATAATAGATGACAGATAATTGATTgacagaatataaaaaagaagatatacatagggtataaaaatatatatatttatatatgtaaatatatatacttatgttTATATACGtatttacattatatattatatatacaaatatatatatatataaaaacagaatCAACTCCACAGGCATGGAATCACAAAGGTTAGTATGTACGTAACAAACTGGCCATCCACGCAACTATCAGCTCCTACGCTGGCCCATAAACCGCAATCCTGGCATCCCCGGTGCTGTGCACGAGATGTGATCTTCCCAATGTCACCTACTCTCCAATCACCGCCTCATTTCCACGAAGACCCAGCCAGGATCCTCCTAGGAGCAAAAGCCTCAAGAAGACTCATCAAGTACCACCTCCCAGAACACCCACCGTGCGAGGGGAAATGCATTCGCTGTGGACCCCGTGTGACAAAATCTCTCAGGAAAAGTCCTCTTTCAAGGACAGCTGCGGAGACCGCCGGGTTCCATCCTTCTAACAGAGGAAGTGATGCTCGTCTCCCTAAGAAAACACTCCCTGAGGAACGTGCCCCTGCCTTGTGCCATCTGCCACCTGCTAAAAGCCTATCCCATCTGGTCTCACGTCACCCAAAAAATTGAGCGAGTTCGGGTCAATCGAGAAGGTGAACAAATTGGGCTGAAAACGAGAGGTGGGCAAAGCATCCCAACCTTGCTTCAGGCCGAAGGTCAAACCACTGAGCAGATATTCTAAGAGCGCTCCCAGAAAACCAGCAGAAACAACCCCAGCAAAGAGGCCACGCGGAGCCCCCAGCCTCGGAGTCATAGCCTGGGAAGCCGGGATGGGCCCAGGCAGCCAGGGGGACCCGGAGACCACGCAGGTCCCGAATCCCAGGGCCCGGGAGGGCCCCGCGTCTGCAAGGCTGGCCCACAGGCCGGGTCTAGGCCAGGGCTGCAGGCCAGGACCCCGGGTCTGCAGAGAAGAAGGGGGAGCCTGAAAGGTCGGGACCTTGACTTGAGCATGAGAGGACGGGGCCGGCTGTGTGCACGGCAGGGCCGGAGGAGAGGccggtggggctggaggtgaGGCTGAAGCCACCCAAGGCAAGCAGCAGCTGTATTCCCCCCGCACGGGGCTGCAGAGGACGCAGCCAGCAAAGTTCAGAGGAGGGTGGCCAAGGGCCCCCGCCACGTAGGAGGACCCCGAAGGCCCAGCCGTGGGTCTGCTAGCCGTGAGAGGCACAGAAGGGCTTGTGTTTCCAGGCAGAGCTGCAAACCCAGCCCCCGGTGGCCAGAACAGCTGCAAAACATCCAACGCTGGGTCTTAATTCAGTACAATTTATAGGACGGGGACACACGGGGCTGCAGGTTCCCAAGGAAAAGAATTCTAGCTATGTGTCCGGGATTGGTCCAGACTGCACCGGGAAACCAGAAGAACGAACTGTCCGAGGGCCGCGGTGCTTTCAGAAGCCTGTGAAGGGCCCCGGGCCTTCTCAGCGGGTCAGGCCTTGCTCAGAGGGCGGCCGAGACCCCGGGGTCGCTCCAAACACACACTGCGGCGCCCGCCTCCCCGAGCTGGGGTGAGAGCGGGGCTCTGAAAGGAAACTGACTTTACAGCAAGACCTGAGCGTGAAACACACACCATTTTGAGGAAGCAGAGTCCTGGGCCGACCCAGATAAGACACATCCTTAACGGTCAGGGGCTGTGTTTTTACGAGAAATCTGGGATGCCAGCGATGATACTTTATCTAAGACACTGAAGGACACATTGCACTTAACGTTCGACGGAGAAAGCTCTGGAAGTGTCAGGTTATCATGACGGAAAACTGGCCCGTTTAAACTCAAAATGTTTGTGCAGAAAAATTATACGTTTGaatccccctccccatgcccccaGGAACAGAGGCAACCTATAATATGCAGAAGGAGAAAACTACGACGGACGCCGACCTCCCAGTCTGTCTGTTTCTGGGGTACCTCGTTTTcttaaaaggaaggagagaaaggaaggcaaCGGGGAGAGAAAGGAGTCAATGGGAAAAAACCCAGATGCCCTAGCGATACACATGGTCTGAGGTCAGCACCCAAAAAGGCTCGGGTTTTTACAAccatcctccccctcctccctacaCCCAGTGCAAAGACAGCCCAGGGAACGAATGTGCAGAATCCCTACTCCCATAGCAGGCTTCCCCGGCTCGCAGCTTTATTCACATAAACACATTTTGATGCCAAAAGATCCAGAAATGCATCACACCCTTGATGTGATTTCCAAAGACCCCAGAACAAAGCACGGTGGCCTTACTTCTTCTGCGTGGCTTGGAAAAGTCTCtttaaacaaacagagataaaaccCTCCCTCGAGGTCGGAGGCTCTCCTGCAAGTGCAAAGCGTTACTCCCACACGTCAgacagataaattaggagtccgTTTACTGCTGGGGTTTCTCGAACAAGCGTCCGATTCAAAAGtgttaaataagaaaaagtacaagccaggaagagggccggCAACCCCAGGGcttagaaaaaaatgtgagaaaCGCAGAGAGGCGGCTGGCTGGAGGGACACAAGTTTACATGAGTGACAGAAAGCCAAGATTTTAAgaaatgtgggggggggggggggggtcagatgCAAAGCAGCCAAATACAGCCCAGGAGGTGGGATGTGCATCTCTGCGGCTCTTTTTCCAGCCGGAGAGCAGAGCCGAGGGCCTGGAGACAGTGATGTTATCATAAGCTTTCCTTCAAGGTGACGGCGCAGGTGAAGCTGCTTTCTGACACCTGATTTCCTAAACACATGCAAGGCTGGTGACATCAAGATAACATACTGCCTTGGCCAGAGCCACAAGAAGTCCCCAGCCACGAACCTGGAGAAATGCCCTCCTTAAGCCCCCGGGATGCGGCTCGATGTTGGGGTCCTGGGAAAAGATTGCCAAGGGCTGAGACGGGGCATTTGTAAATCGTGTACCTCCTGACAAAACATCCATCCGGACCTGGGTTGTTTTAAGGTGGGAATCAGAAATAAGAGtggtgcctttttctttttttgggccacaccgtgcagcatgtgggatcttagggccccgaccagggatcgaacccgtgccgcctgcattgagagcacggagtcttaaccactgaaccgccagggaagtccaggggcTTTGCCTCTTAAAGAAAAGCAATtcgtttaaaataaataaataaataaaagtagttcTAAGTGTTAGAAACAGCCTTCCTGTTTCCCCAATGGCGGAAGCAACCCACAAGGACCCCCAAAGATAAAATGATCCCTGGTATTATTTTTAACTCaatgtcccccaccccccattggTGTTGTTAAAAACAGAGAATGCAAGCGCCCCTTCCGGTAATCAAATCTAAATCAGCCCTCTAGAGCCGGCCGTGGGCACGAGAGGGTCCTTCGTACTCAAACGCAGGGTTCCCAAGGAGTGGGGACCGCCTTCTCTATGTTCATCCCAAGAAAAGTGATTCTGGGGAAACCGGACCTTTGAAGCATCAGACTCACAAAAAACCCACCTCAAGACCCATGAGCTACGGGGCTCACAAGCACTGTGAATTCGGgcaaggggaggaaaaaaagactgaTTCACGGCAGAAAACACACCACAACCAACAcctcttttctgcttttttttataAGCGGTTGCATTGCAGGCtcactgttaacattttccaCCAAACATAAAACTGGTGTCTGTTGAAAACAGGGCATATGGCGAAAGTGTCTCTCCCCGGGTACCCAGAGGCAAGGTTCCCACGTAAATGACAGTGTAAACGGGTTCCTTCACCGACCAACGGCTAACATCCACGGATGGTGTCGGCGGAGGACACGCAGGGGGTTCCATCCTCAGCTGCCCGTCGGTTTCAATCTTTCTCCGATTTACCCCAAAGCGTCCCTCACAGAGAACACGAATGCTGCAGGTATGGAATTATCTAGGGGGCAAAACATCCCTGCCGGCCGTGCTTCTGTCCCGGAGTTTAGCATTTGCAATCCTATCAGCGGACATCAAGAGCTTTTTATAAGTCATTTCTTTCCCTTGCGTTGGGACGCAAAGGGCCCCTCCGGAGAAGACGCTCGTTTTCACCAGCTTTGGGCCACCCAAAGCCCACCTCTGTCCTCTGAGCCACCCAaagcccctctctctcctttgggGCAACCAAAGCCCACCTCCGTCCTCTGGGCCACCCAAAGCCCCCTATCTGTCCTCTGGGCCACCCAAAGCCCATCTTTGTCCTCTGGGGCAACCAAAGCCCCATCTCTGTCCTCTGGGCCGCCCGAAGCCCCATCTCTGTGTTCTGGGCCGCCCGAGGCCCCACCTCCGTCCTCTGGGCCGCCCGAAGCCCCACCTCTGTGTTCTGGGCCGCCCGAGGCCCCACCTCCGTCCTCTGGGCCGCCCGAAGCCCCATCTCTGTGTTCTGGGCCGCCCGAGGCCCCACCTCCGTCCTCTGGGCCGCCCAAAGCCCCCTATCTGTCCTCTGGGCCACCCAAAGCCCATCTTTGTCCTCTGGGGCAACCAAAGCCCCATCTCTGTCCTCTGGGCCGCCCGAAGCCCCATCTCTGTGTTCTGGGCCGCCCGAGGCCCCACCTCCGTCCTCTGGGCCGCCCGAAGCCCCATCTCTGTGTTCTGGGCCGCCCGAGGCCCCACCTCCGTCCTCTGGGCCGCCCAAAGCCCCCTATCTGTCCTCTGGGCCACCCAAAGCCCATCTTTGTCCTCTGGGGCAACCAAAGCCCCATCTCTGTCCTCTGGGCCGCCCGAAGCCCCATCTCTGTGTTCTGGGCCGCCCGAGGCCCCACCTCCGTCCTCTGGGCCGCCCGAAGCCCCACCTCTGTGTTCTGGGCCGCCCGAGGCCCCACCTCCGTCCTCTGGGCCGCCCGAAGCCCCATCTCTGTCCTCTGGGCCACCCAAAGCCCATCTTTGTCCTCTGGGGCAACCAAAGCCCCATCTCTGTCCTCTGGGCCGCCCGAGGCCCCACCTCCGTCCTCTGGGCCGCCCGAAGCCCCACCTCTGTCCTCTGGGCCGCCCGAAGCCCCACCAAAGGTCCATCTCTGTCTTCTGCGCATTTCCTCTGTCCCGGGCAGCGCGCCCCCCTGCGGGGTCAGTACTGACAGCCAAGCATCCGACGAGGCGCCCGCGCGCggtcacctcccccccccccccccgcccccgcgccgCTACACGAAGCCGCCGTCCCTGATGCCGAAGTAGCCGGCGTGGACGGCGTCGCCCAGGGGGAACGCCTGCTCGTGGTCCAGGCCCCACTCGCCCTCATCCTCGTCCTCCAGCTCCGCCTCGGCGCCGCGCGCGTTCTCGTACAGGAAGACCTGCTCGTCCACGTGCGCGGGGGCCAGGCGGTTCCGCTTGGCGCTGACGACGTTGGCCGAGGAGCCGAAGAGGCGCTCGGGGCAGACGCGCGTGGCCGCCACGGACCAGTACTTCTGCAGCACCCGCGGCAGCAGCGGGAAGAGCGCCAGGCGGTCCGACCACCACCTGAGCGGGTCCTCGTGGAGCCCCAGCACCTTCTGCGACTTGAAGTTGCTCAGCTCCTCGACGACCTGCGCGTGCCACTCCTCCTGGCCCTCCACGCCCGCCGTCGGGCAGAAGATCTCGGCCAGCATGTCGTTGATGacggcggcgggcggcggcggcgtggCGGAGGGCGCCGGCTTCTTCACGGGCGGCTCCTCGGGCGCGGCGTACGCCGGGTCCTCGGGGGCGCGGTAGGCGCCGTCCTTGACCTTGTCCAGCAGCCCCTTGGCCTCCTCCACCACCCTGTTCTCCACCTGCTGCCTCTCGAAGGCCGACAGGAAGGGCAGCCTCTTGTAGCGCGGGTCCAGGAAGGTGGCCACGTTGAGGAACATGTCGATCTCGGGCGCCTCCTGGTAGGTCCTGGAGAGCTCCTTGGCGATCACCTCCTTGGCCATGCTGATCTCCTTGGAGTCCGTCTCCTTGATGTTGAGCGTGGTGTTGAGGAGCATGTGCAGGAGGGGCTTCACCATGCTGATGGTGGGGTGCTTGGAGGCGGACAGCATCTCGGCCACCTGCCTGAAGGGCTGCAGCAGGTCCACCAGGCCCTCGATGGTGGCCCACTCGGCGGCCTCGAGCATGAGGTGGTGGTTATTGCTGTCCTCCAGCAGGACGCCCGCGACGGCGAACTGCTGCTCCTTGAGGCGCTGGAGCATGGCCAGCGTGCTGCCCCACCAGGCCACGCGGTTGCTGACCAGCATGCAGGGGGCGGCGCCCTGCTGCTTCTGCTTCTCGTACAGCATGTACATGGCCACGGCAGACTGCTGGAAATACTCCACCAGCTTGCGGCAGCGGCCCAGCAGCGCGCCCAGCTGGGGCAGCCGGAAGGCCTGCTGGATGCCCGCGTCGAACGTGTGGCCCAGGCAGGGCATCTGCACCGCGATGTCCAGCAGCGAGCAGGCCTTGGCGATGTCCTTGCCACGGTCCGTGGTGGCGCTGAACACCTTGGAGCTGACGCCCCACTCGATGAAGGCTTCGTACAGGACGCGCGTGATGGTCTCGGCGGCGTTGTCCTCCGGCACCTCGAAGGTCTTGAGGCAGCGGGAGCCCAGGAAGAGGCCGTGGGGGGCAGCGCGGCCAAGGAAGTGCGCGGCCAGCGTCACGTAGGTCCGATTCTGGCTCTCGCTGCGCCACAGGTCGGTGGAGACGCCGCACCACGCGGCCTCCGCCAGCTCCTTGAGTACCGCGTCGCGCACGGCGCCGTAGCGCTCGGGGATGGCCTTGCCGCAGAAGAACTTGCGGCTGGGCAGCTCGTAGCGCGGCTCGGCCGTCTTCAGCAGCACCTTGAACGTGGGCTCGTCCACGATGGACGCGGGATAGAGCCCCTCGCAGATGAGGCCCATGACGGCGGCCGTCAGCTCCTGCTGCCTGCGGCCCTCGTGGCCGTGCGCCGCCGCCTTGGCGGCCAGCGGCTCCTGCGCGCCCTGCTGCGCGGCCTCGGGCTTGAGCTTGGAGAAGGCGCTGGCGAAGGCCTCGCGCATCTGCTCCGTGTTGCTCTTCACAAACTCACAGAACTCATCGGGGTGGTTCTTCTCCAGGTGGTAGGACAGGTTGGAGGTGTTGCCCGAATAGGCGATCTGGGCCATGCAGATGCGGCAGTAGATCTTCTTCCACTGCAGGATGCAGCCCTCGGCGTTCGTGTCGAAGCCGAAGTAGCGCCACACTTTGCTCTTGGCGCGCGGATGCGCCACCAGCTTGAGATCGGCCTGCGCGCCCTCCAGGCTCTTGCCCTCCATTGCGCCACCCCGGCCGGGCCTCCGCTCATTCGGGACGACCTGCCGAGAAGCAGCGAGACAAACACAGCGTGAGAAGAGACCCGGCTCCGGCCGGCGCGGAGTGGGGCTGCTCCGGAACCAAGGGCGCACGCAGAGGGACCCCGGGGGCCGCCGCTCCGGCTCGTGGCTTTGGCAAAGCAGAGGGGCCGGTCTGACAAGCCAGCAGCTCTTCCATCCGGCTGCGTCCGAGGACacgccttttttatttttagtctttggATCGTCTTTGGACTCCTGATGACAGCTCTTTCCTCACCTGAGCTGCTTTACTCTGTCCTGTTCTAGGAAATCCAGGAGCCCCGACACCAAGCAGGGGGTGCTTGTTCTCCAGACGGAGGCCACGTTCCCAAGCGTCCCGCCAGCCCAAGACGACCCACCTCCCCAACCGAAAACCTGGTCGGCAAGCACGCGTGTCACACGCCACCATCAGGTGTGGCTCCaatcagaagaaaacagagggtCTCAAGCGGATATTAAGTTGGCGGAGTGTCATTAAATACGAgctttttctaattttatgtttTGAAATGATGCCTTTttgaccacagtgagatatcacctaacccccgccccgccgccccccccccccccccccggcggaatgggcatcatcaaaaagaacacaaaatgctggcgagggtgtggagaaaagggaaccctcctgcactgttgatggggatgtaaattggtgcagccgctatggagaacaggagggaggttccttaaaaaactaaaaatagagatgccgtatgattcagcaatcccactcctggatatttacccgaaagaaacaaaaacacccaTTAGAAAAAAGATCCacgcacccccatgttcacagcaccactattcacaacagccaagacacggaagcaacctaaacgtccattgcccatggacagaggaatggataaagaagatgtggtacatatatacagtggaatatgactcagccataaaaaaggaacgaaactgcgCAATTTGAAGCAACATGATAGGCTTGGAGATTATtacacttagtgaaataagtcagacagagaaagacaaatactgtatggtatcagttatatgtggaatccaaaaaaaaaattttttttttaaactagtgaatataacagaaaagaagcaaactcacagatatagagaacaaattactggttaccagtggggagaaggaagggagaggggcaatataggggaaGGGGATTGAGAAGAACAAACTATAATACTCGGTGTAAAATAAACAAGATACAAGACCCTATAGTACAACACaggaaatacagccaatattttataatgcctataaatggagtataacctttaaaaattgtgaatcactatgttgcacacctgaaacatataatattgtacatcaactatatatcaattaaagaaagttaaaaatattactttctgAACGGCACATGCtctagttgttgtttttttttaatctatctatctatctcggctgcgtcaggtcttagttgaggcatgcgggatctagttccccgaccggggatcgaacccgggccccctgcattgggagcgcagagcctaacccactggaccaccagggacgtccctcttATTTTTCTCCCAGGTGCATCTGGGATCAGGAACCAGATTGGGGCAATAATGGATCTCTCAACCCCTGGAACTTCTCAAAATGCCCACCGTGGGCACTCACACCTGGGCACAGAGATACCTGTGAGCTGTGGTGCAGCACTGCCCGGCTGTCAGTGGGGAAGTCAACCTTAGGGCCAGGTCCCCGGGTTCCCACTGTTGGTAATGCCCACACATTCGGTTCCCTGGAGCTGCCAATCAGGGCCAGGACGCCCAAAAGGGCAGCTGAGTTTTCTTAAAAGCTGGCTgtgactcacagacatggaaaacaaactagtggttaccgaagtgcaaaggtggggagggataaattaggagtttgggattaacagatacacactactatatataaaacagataagcaacaaggacccaccatatagcacagggaactacattcagtatcttgtaatgacctataatggaaaagaatctgaatatgtacgtataattgaatcactgtactgtacacctgaagctaacacagtattgtaactCAAGTATGCTTCAATAAGAgatctttttaaatgaataatcataaacaaatatatatacgtatatatgcctagacacagagagaaaaagatatgTTTTAAGAGCATGAACGT encodes:
- the ZBED1 gene encoding E3 SUMO-protein ligase ZBED1; the encoded protein is MEGKSLEGAQADLKLVAHPRAKSKVWRYFGFDTNAEGCILQWKKIYCRICMAQIAYSGNTSNLSYHLEKNHPDEFCEFVKSNTEQMREAFASAFSKLKPEAAQQGAQEPLAAKAAAHGHEGRRQQELTAAVMGLICEGLYPASIVDEPTFKVLLKTAEPRYELPSRKFFCGKAIPERYGAVRDAVLKELAEAAWCGVSTDLWRSESQNRTYVTLAAHFLGRAAPHGLFLGSRCLKTFEVPEDNAAETITRVLYEAFIEWGVSSKVFSATTDRGKDIAKACSLLDIAVQMPCLGHTFDAGIQQAFRLPQLGALLGRCRKLVEYFQQSAVAMYMLYEKQKQQGAAPCMLVSNRVAWWGSTLAMLQRLKEQQFAVAGVLLEDSNNHHLMLEAAEWATIEGLVDLLQPFRQVAEMLSASKHPTISMVKPLLHMLLNTTLNIKETDSKEISMAKEVIAKELSRTYQEAPEIDMFLNVATFLDPRYKRLPFLSAFERQQVENRVVEEAKGLLDKVKDGAYRAPEDPAYAAPEEPPVKKPAPSATPPPPAAVINDMLAEIFCPTAGVEGQEEWHAQVVEELSNFKSQKVLGLHEDPLRWWSDRLALFPLLPRVLQKYWSVAATRVCPERLFGSSANVVSAKRNRLAPAHVDEQVFLYENARGAEAELEDEDEGEWGLDHEQAFPLGDAVHAGYFGIRDGGFV